A single Cygnus atratus isolate AKBS03 ecotype Queensland, Australia chromosome 11, CAtr_DNAZoo_HiC_assembly, whole genome shotgun sequence DNA region contains:
- the CHRNA3 gene encoding neuronal acetylcholine receptor subunit alpha-3, with amino-acid sequence MESIHALLLTAALCILSQGCGGSEAEHRLYAALFKNYNQFVRPVKNVSDPVIIQFEVSMSQLVKVDEVNQIMETNLWLKHIWNDYKLRWNPADYGGAEFIRVPSGQIWKPDIVLYNNAVGDFQVDDKTKALLKYTGDVTWIPPAIFKSSCKIDVTYFPFDYQNCTMKFGSWSYDKAKIDLVLIGSTMNLKDYWESGEWAIIKAPGYKHDIKYNCCEEIYTDITYSLYIRRLPLFYTINMIIPCLLISFLTVLVFYLPSDCGEKVTLCISVLLSLTVFLLVITETIPSTSLVIPLIGEYLLFTMIFVTLSIVITVFVLNVHYRTPKTHTMPVWVRTIFLNLLPRIMFMTRPASDEETNQKSKPFYTSEFSNLNCFNSSETKCCKDGFVCQDIACSCCQYQRMKFSDFSGNLTRSSSSESLDPLFSFSVLSPEMRDAIESVKYIAENMKMQNEAKEIQDDWKYVAMVIDRIFLWVFILVCILGTAGLFLQPLMAGDEM; translated from the exons ATGGAGAGCATACACGCTCTCCTTCTAACCGCTGCTCTTTGCATTCTCTCTCAAG GCTGCGGCGGCTCCGAGGCCGAGCACCGGCTGTACGCGGCCCTCTTCAAGAACTACAACCAGTTCGTCCGGCCCGTGAAGAACGTCTCAGACCCCGTCATCATCCAGTTCGAGGTGTCCATGTCCCAGCTGGTGAAGGTG GACGAAGTCAATCAGATAATGGAAACCAACCTGTGGCTCAAGCAC ATTTGGAATGATTACAAGCTTCGGTGGAATCCAGCGGACTATGGAGGTGCTGAATTCATCCGAGTACCATCTGGCCAGATCTGGAAGCCAGATATTGTTTTATATAACAA TGCAGTTGGGGATTTCCAGGTCGATGACAAGACAAAGGCCCTACTGAAATACACAGGTGATGTGACCTGGATACCCCCGGCTATATTTAAAAGCTCGTGTAAAATAGATGTAACCTACTTCCCATTTGACTACCAGAACTGCACCATGAAGTTTGGTTCCTGGTCTTACGATAAAGCCAAGATTGACTTGGTTTTAATTGGCTCTACAATGAACCTGAAAGATTACTGGGAGAGTGGAGAATGGGCTATTATTAAAGCTCCTGGGTATAAACATGACATCAAATATAACTGCTGTGAAGAGATATATACAGACATCACATACTCTCTTTATATTAGGCGTTTACCTTTATTTTACACTATCAACATGATTATTCCATGTctactgatttcttttctgactgTATTAGTTTTCTATTTGCCTTCAGACTGTGGTGAGAAAGTGACACTCTGTATATCAGTCCTTCTATCTTTAACAGTGTTTCTTCTTGTTATCACGGAGACTATACCTTCTACATCCCTGGTAATTCCACTGATTGGGGAATACCTCCTTTTCACTATGATATTTGTAACTCTGTCTATTGTCATTACGGTATTTGTACTTAATGTACACTACAGAACACCCAAGACACACACAATGCCTGTGTGGGTGAGAACCATCTTCTTGAACTTACTTCCCAGGATCATGTTTATGACAAGGCCTGCCAGCGATGAAGAGACTAATCAGAAGTCAAAACCATTTTACACTTCCGAGTTTTCAAACTTAAATTGCTTCAACAGTTCTGAAACCAAATGCTGCAAAGATGGCTTTGTATGTCAAGATATAGCATGCAGCTGTTGCCAATATCAGAGAATGAAGTTCTCAGATTTCAGTGGCAATCTCACAAGAAGTTCAAGCTCTGAATCTCTAGatcctctgttttcattttcagttctgtcacCAGAAATGAGAGATGCTATTGAAAGTGTTAAATACATcgcagaaaatatgaaaatgcagaaCGAAGCAAAAGAG ATTCAGGATGACTGGAAATATGTTGCCATGGTAATTGATCGTATTTTTCTATGGGTTTTCATCCTGGTATGTATTCTAGGAACAGCAGGATTGTTTTTACAACCTTTGATGGCTGgagatgaaatgtaa
- the CHRNB4 gene encoding neuronal acetylcholine receptor subunit beta-4: protein MRNTYTLFLFVVGSYYFNGSTAADAEEKLMNHLLSPDRYNKLIRPAVNSSQLVSIELQVSLAQLISVNEREQIMTTNVWLNQEWIDYRLAWKPSDYEGINTLRIPAKHIWLPDIVLYNNADGTYEVSLYTNVIVQNNGSIRWLPPAIYKSACKIEVKHFPFDQQNCTLKFRSWTYDHTEIDMVLKTSMASMDDFTPSGEWDIVALPGRRTVNPLDPNYVDVTYDFIIKRKPLFYTINLIIPCVLITSLAILVFYLPSDCGEKMTLCISVLLALTVFLLLISKIVPPTSLDVPLIGKYLMFTMVLVTFSIVTSVCVLNVHHRSPSTHTMPPWVKLVFLERLPAYLFMKRPENNSPRQKLCNCKKMRAENLSIDPAVLYKNSTYFVNTASAKKYDMKITETLDNVSNHQDFRLRTGMKFSPEVQEAIDGVSFIAEHMKSDDNDQSVIEDWKYVAMVVDRLFLWIFVLVCVLGTVGLFLQPLFQNHIAAVNP, encoded by the exons ATGAGGAATACATACAccctctttctctttgtagTGGGCTCCTATTATTTTAACG GAAGCACCGCAGcagatgctgaagaaaagctaATGAACCACCTACTGAGTCCTGACAGGTACAATAAGTTAATTCGCCCAGCTGTCAACTCGTCCCAGTTGGTATCTATAGAACTGCAGGTTTCCTTGGCACAGCTCATCAGTGTG AATGAACGGGAGCAGATCATGACTACAAATGTCTGGCTGAACCAG GAGTGGATTGATTATCGTTTGGCTTGGAAGCCCTCTGACTATGAAGGAATAAATACGCTGAGAATACCTGCAAAACACATCTGGCTGCCAGACATTGTGCTTTACAATAA TGCCGATGGCACATACGAAGTTTCACTGTACACAAATGTAATCGTACAGAATAATGGAAGCATTCGCTGGTTGCCTCCAGCCATTTACAAGAGTGCCTGCAAGATCGAGGTTAAGCATTTCCCATTTGATCAACAAAACTGCACCTTAAAGTTCCGGTCTTGGACATATGATCATACAGAAATTGATATGGTACTAAAAACTTCCATGGCAAGCATGGATGACTTCACACCCAGTGGAGAATGGGACATTGTAGCACTCCCAGGAAGAAGGACTGTAAATCCTTTGGATCCCAATTATGTCGATGTGACATATGACTTCATTATTAAAAGGAAACCTCTTTTCTATACCATCAATCTTATCATTCCCTGTGTGCTAATTACTTCCTTAGCCATCCTGGTGTTCTACTTGCCTTCAGACTGTGGTGAAAAAATGACCTTATGCATATCTGTGTTGCTTGCCTTGACTGTGTTCTTACTGCTGATCTCCAAAATTGTCCCTCCAACATCTCTGGATGTTCCGCTGATCGGGAAGTATCTCATGTTTACAATGGTACTAGTCACCTTCTCAATAGTTACCAGTGTCTGTGTACTCAATGTCCACCACAGATCTCCAAGCACTCACACTATGCCTCCTTGGGTAAAGCTGGTTTTCCTTGAAAGACTTCCAGCCTATCTGTTCATGAAGCGTCCAGAAAATAATTCTCCACGGCAAAAGCTGTGCAACTGCAAAAAGATGAGAGCAGAGAATCTTTCCATAGACCCAGCCGTCTTGTACAAGAACTCTACTTACTTTGTGAACACAGCTTCTGCCAAAAAATATGATATGAAAATCACTGAGACTCTTGACAATGTCAGCAACCATCAAGATTTCAGGTTAAGAACAGGCATGAAATTTTCTCCTGAAGTCCAAGAAGCAATTGATGGAGTCAGTTTTATAGCAGAGCACATGAAAAGTGATGACAACGACCAAAGT gtcatTGAAGATTGGAAGTATGTTGCCATGGTAGTGGACAGGCTGTTTCTCTGGATATTCGTCCTTGTTTGTGTCCTTGGGACTGTTGGATTATTTCTGCAGCCACTTTTTCAAAACCACATTGCTGCCGTGAACCCTTAG